One genomic region from bacterium encodes:
- a CDS encoding MotA/TolQ/ExbB proton channel family protein, with protein MDTFYSIVGFFLTGGPFMYPILVVFAVGAAIAIERYVTLSQVTARNRDVWSQVEPALVDGDFDRARELTSQDESTVGRLLNMGLDLQGVVRRREDIEIAMEERMMEIIPSLEKRTPYVALASNIATLLGLLGTIMGLISAFTAVANANPAEKADLLSASISVAMNTTAFGLIVAIPLLITNQVLVAKTTEIINGLEMASVKALNVISTSSKRRVEA; from the coding sequence ATGGATACGTTCTACTCGATCGTCGGATTCTTCTTGACCGGCGGCCCCTTCATGTACCCGATCCTCGTGGTCTTCGCGGTGGGTGCCGCGATCGCCATCGAGCGCTACGTCACCCTCTCCCAGGTCACGGCGCGCAACCGCGACGTCTGGTCCCAGGTCGAGCCCGCCCTCGTCGACGGCGACTTCGATCGCGCCCGCGAGCTGACCAGCCAGGACGAGTCCACGGTCGGCCGCCTGCTCAACATGGGCCTCGACCTCCAGGGCGTCGTCCGGCGACGTGAGGACATCGAGATCGCGATGGAGGAGCGGATGATGGAGATCATCCCGAGCCTCGAGAAGCGGACGCCCTACGTGGCGCTCGCCTCCAACATCGCGACCCTCCTGGGCCTTCTCGGAACGATCATGGGCCTGATCTCGGCGTTCACCGCGGTCGCGAACGCGAACCCGGCGGAGAAAGCGGATCTGCTCTCCGCGAGCATCTCGGTCGCGATGAACACGACGGCCTTCGGTCTCATCGTCGCGATCCCGCTCCTGATCACGAACCAGGTCCTCGTCGCCAAGACGACGGAGATCATCAACGGCCTCGAGATGGCTTCGGTCAAGGCCCTCAACGTGATCTCGACGAGCTCGAAGCGACGCGTGGAGGCCTGA
- a CDS encoding tetratricopeptide repeat protein, which translates to MSPTHPFRRLPALLLLVGVVVSFTIACTGGSGGTLVRTDDGFRLTESGGVGLGERARFREALDSLAGDDLDAAIAALEASAEALPERATPRVNLAIALRRAERFEDAERALLQAIALHPRHVVAHNELGLVYRKLGRLEASRESYERAIALYSDFHPAHRNLGILCDLFLDDARCALAHYRRYQEIVPEDPQVAIWIADLELRASQ; encoded by the coding sequence ATGAGCCCGACGCATCCGTTCCGCCGCCTGCCTGCACTCCTCCTGCTGGTCGGCGTCGTTGTTTCCTTCACGATCGCGTGCACCGGGGGTTCGGGCGGCACGCTCGTCCGGACGGACGACGGCTTCCGGCTGACCGAATCCGGCGGTGTCGGACTCGGCGAACGCGCACGATTCCGTGAAGCGCTCGATTCCCTCGCCGGCGACGATCTCGACGCGGCGATCGCCGCCCTCGAGGCCTCGGCAGAAGCGCTTCCCGAGCGCGCAACCCCGCGCGTGAACCTCGCGATCGCCCTCCGGCGCGCCGAGCGATTCGAGGACGCGGAGCGCGCCCTGCTTCAGGCGATCGCGCTCCACCCGCGCCACGTCGTCGCACACAACGAGCTGGGTCTCGTCTACCGGAAGCTCGGCCGACTCGAGGCGTCGCGCGAGAGCTACGAACGAGCGATCGCGCTCTATTCCGACTTCCATCCTGCGCACCGCAACCTGGGCATCCTCTGCGACCTCTTCCTCGACGACGCCCGGTGCGCCCTCGCCCACTATCGACGCTACCAGGAGATCGTCCCCGAAGACCCTCAGGTCGCCATCTGGATCGCCGATCTCGAACTACGGGCGTCGCAGTAG
- the gap gene encoding type I glyceraldehyde-3-phosphate dehydrogenase — translation MSVPKIAINGFGRIGRTIARIAKLRGHFDLVAVNDIAPPESLLYAFRFDSIHGRYPGDVHLHEGRMNIDGDPFEIFSERDPAKLPWKQLGVDYVIESSGAFRRLEQLEQHLAAGARRVVLTVPCKDPLDATLVMGVNDGVVNADSTIISNASCTTNCAAPIAKVVNDAFGIRRGLLTTVHAYTSDQRLIDAPHASDLRRSRNAATNIVPTSTGAARAIGEVIPELAGRLDGLAMRVPVPDGSVIDLTVELESDVTVESLNRVVQQAAEGPLRGILAYNTEPIVSSDIIGDTHSSLFDAPLTQVLDGRMAKLVAWYDNEYGYSARVEELLVRLARIDGMDVDLRD, via the coding sequence GTGTCGGTTCCCAAGATCGCGATCAACGGCTTCGGACGGATCGGACGAACGATCGCGCGGATCGCGAAGCTCCGCGGCCACTTCGACCTGGTCGCCGTGAACGACATCGCGCCGCCCGAATCTCTGCTCTACGCCTTTCGCTTCGACAGCATCCACGGCCGCTACCCGGGCGATGTCCACCTTCACGAGGGACGGATGAACATCGACGGCGACCCCTTCGAGATCTTCTCGGAGCGGGACCCGGCGAAGCTCCCGTGGAAACAGCTCGGCGTCGACTACGTCATCGAGAGCTCCGGCGCCTTCCGACGCCTCGAACAGCTCGAGCAGCACCTCGCCGCCGGCGCCCGCCGCGTCGTCCTCACGGTCCCCTGCAAGGACCCCCTCGATGCGACCCTCGTCATGGGCGTGAACGACGGCGTCGTGAACGCGGACTCGACGATCATCAGCAACGCGAGCTGCACGACGAACTGCGCCGCCCCGATCGCGAAGGTCGTGAACGACGCGTTCGGGATCCGCCGCGGGCTGCTGACGACGGTCCATGCCTATACCTCGGACCAGCGTCTGATCGACGCCCCCCACGCGAGCGACCTGCGCCGCTCGCGCAACGCCGCGACGAACATCGTGCCGACTTCGACGGGGGCCGCGAGGGCGATCGGCGAGGTGATCCCCGAGCTCGCGGGGCGACTGGACGGGCTCGCGATGCGCGTGCCAGTCCCGGACGGGAGCGTGATCGATCTGACGGTCGAGCTCGAGAGCGACGTGACCGTCGAGAGCCTGAACCGGGTGGTCCAGCAGGCCGCCGAGGGCCCCCTCCGCGGGATCCTCGCCTACAACACCGAGCCGATCGTCTCCTCCGACATCATCGGCGACACCCACTCCTCCCTCTTCGACGCACCGCTCACGCAGGTCCTCGATGGCCGGATGGCGAAGCTCGTGGCCTGGTACGACAACGAATACGGCTACAGCGCGCGGGTCGAGGAGCTCCTGGTCCGCCTCGCGCGGATCGACGGGATGGACGTCGATCTGCGGGACTGA
- a CDS encoding tetratricopeptide repeat protein, whose amino-acid sequence MSRPVRPSLRAGPLVFLLAATSAVGCARLGGEATLADLEGRQPDLEEVEVGDGLAQAMEGYRQFLAEAPESSLTPEAMRRLADLALEKSYGSLGARATRGTSEPSGASLPVPAAAAPTPRREARTTKRAPRETEAQLESRTFAAQPLAYEELDPAEIDPSVRAEDTAGPAEAIALYDRILARYPDYPYLDQVLYQKARALDELGRVDEAVAVADRLIAERPGSRHLDELLFRRGEYHFVRRRFFDAESSYSSIVELGPASDYYELALYKLGWSLYKQMLLEEALHSYVMLLDHKVATDYDFDQVEDEAEAQRVADTFRVLSLCFSELGGPEVITQFFDGQGSRPYEHRVYRELGEFFLDKLRYADAAQTYQAFTARYPNHAMAPRFGMRIVEIYEAGDFPRLVLEAKRDFAESYGVSSPYWEHHDIEAATETLAHLETNLRDLATHAHALYQEDDEAPRRPEHFAEASRWYRTYLVSFPENPATPGLHRRFADLLLEDQRFTEAAEAFETVAYGYPAHDEATDAGYAAVFARREAHAGTNPEESEPALRAVVGTSLQFATTFPADERAVLVLGAAADDLYTLGDHAEAIRHATRLVEDYPDTEQKTLRGAWLTIAHASFDSELFEEAERAYLRVTELALPEDEDVTDNLAAAVYKQGEIAKVAGDSKAAADHFLRIAAVAPDSTIRPMAEYDAAAALIALEDWGAAAGVLEAFRVDHPDHVLQRDVTRQMAFVRRSEGDLSSAAVEYVRVADGAETSEERAEALTTAAALHEDAGELRRALDILRVLVTEYTDPLERLVVTRFKMAEIHGKLKESRERSEALRHVVALDAKAGSDRTPVVRGLAAKAALELVEPGFDRYAVIELDQPFDRSLARKKRSLEQVVADFEALVDYGVGDVTAAATFYIAEAYGEFGRALVESERPADLSGGDRLDYDDMLEEQAFPFEERTISLHEKNLELARTGLANAWIERSLSRLAEVSPGRYAKQEMSTGPLESLDGYVYRTPLREAVPTPTEAEAEEPAVLAEVEAPTEDELVTPGDEAASPDVAPAPPAAIAPASGAPSTASVEETSEEVER is encoded by the coding sequence ATGAGCCGCCCCGTTCGTCCATCGCTCCGAGCGGGCCCCCTCGTGTTCCTGCTGGCCGCGACTTCGGCGGTCGGCTGCGCCCGCCTCGGCGGAGAGGCCACCCTCGCCGATCTCGAGGGACGGCAGCCCGACCTCGAGGAGGTCGAGGTCGGAGACGGTCTCGCACAGGCGATGGAGGGCTATCGGCAGTTCCTCGCGGAGGCACCCGAGTCGTCGTTGACGCCGGAAGCGATGCGACGCCTCGCCGACCTGGCCCTCGAGAAGTCCTACGGAAGCCTGGGGGCGCGTGCGACGCGCGGAACGTCCGAGCCGTCGGGCGCCTCCCTACCCGTTCCTGCCGCCGCGGCGCCGACCCCGCGACGCGAGGCGCGAACGACGAAGCGCGCCCCGCGCGAGACCGAAGCTCAGCTCGAGTCCCGCACGTTCGCGGCGCAGCCACTCGCCTACGAAGAGCTCGACCCCGCCGAGATCGATCCGTCGGTCCGCGCGGAAGACACCGCCGGGCCCGCCGAAGCGATCGCCCTCTACGACCGGATCCTCGCGCGCTATCCCGACTACCCGTATCTCGACCAGGTGCTCTACCAGAAGGCGCGGGCCCTCGACGAGCTCGGACGCGTCGACGAGGCGGTCGCCGTCGCGGACCGGCTGATCGCGGAACGACCAGGCTCGCGCCACCTGGACGAGCTCCTCTTCCGTCGGGGCGAGTATCACTTCGTCCGCCGCCGCTTCTTCGATGCGGAGTCCTCCTATTCCTCGATCGTGGAGCTCGGTCCGGCGTCCGACTACTACGAGCTCGCTCTCTACAAGCTCGGCTGGAGTCTCTACAAGCAGATGCTGCTCGAAGAGGCGCTCCACAGCTACGTCATGCTCCTCGACCACAAGGTCGCGACCGACTACGACTTCGATCAGGTGGAGGACGAAGCCGAGGCGCAGCGCGTCGCGGACACCTTCCGGGTACTCAGCCTCTGCTTCTCCGAGCTGGGTGGGCCCGAAGTCATCACGCAGTTCTTCGATGGGCAGGGTTCCCGTCCCTACGAACACCGTGTCTACCGCGAGCTGGGCGAGTTCTTCCTCGACAAGCTCCGCTATGCCGACGCCGCGCAGACCTACCAGGCCTTCACGGCGCGCTATCCGAACCACGCGATGGCGCCGCGCTTCGGCATGCGAATCGTCGAGATCTACGAGGCCGGCGACTTCCCCCGACTCGTGCTCGAGGCCAAGCGTGACTTCGCCGAGTCCTACGGCGTGTCCTCTCCCTACTGGGAGCACCATGACATCGAGGCCGCCACGGAGACCCTCGCCCATCTCGAGACGAACCTGCGCGACCTCGCCACGCACGCGCATGCGCTCTACCAGGAAGACGACGAGGCCCCGCGACGCCCCGAACACTTCGCGGAGGCGAGCCGCTGGTACCGAACGTATCTCGTCTCGTTCCCCGAGAACCCGGCGACCCCGGGCCTCCATCGACGCTTCGCCGACCTCCTCCTCGAGGACCAGCGCTTCACGGAGGCCGCCGAGGCGTTCGAGACCGTGGCCTACGGATACCCCGCCCACGACGAGGCGACGGATGCCGGCTACGCCGCCGTCTTCGCCCGCCGCGAGGCGCACGCAGGCACGAACCCCGAGGAATCGGAGCCCGCGCTTCGTGCGGTCGTCGGAACCTCCCTGCAGTTCGCGACGACCTTCCCCGCGGACGAGCGAGCGGTCCTCGTCCTGGGCGCGGCCGCCGACGATCTCTATACGCTGGGCGACCACGCCGAGGCCATTCGGCATGCGACGCGACTCGTCGAGGACTACCCGGACACCGAGCAGAAGACGCTCCGAGGCGCATGGCTCACGATCGCGCACGCCTCCTTCGACAGCGAGCTCTTCGAGGAAGCAGAGCGCGCCTACCTGCGCGTGACCGAGCTCGCGCTTCCCGAAGACGAGGACGTGACGGACAACCTCGCGGCCGCCGTCTACAAGCAGGGCGAGATCGCGAAGGTCGCTGGCGACTCGAAGGCAGCCGCGGACCACTTCCTCCGGATCGCGGCGGTCGCGCCCGACTCGACGATCCGACCGATGGCCGAGTACGATGCGGCGGCCGCGCTGATCGCCCTCGAGGACTGGGGCGCTGCCGCCGGGGTGCTCGAAGCCTTCCGTGTCGATCATCCCGACCACGTGCTTCAGCGTGACGTCACGCGCCAGATGGCGTTCGTACGGCGCTCCGAGGGTGACCTCTCGAGTGCCGCCGTCGAGTACGTACGTGTCGCCGACGGCGCCGAAACCTCCGAGGAACGAGCCGAAGCGCTCACGACTGCCGCAGCGCTGCACGAAGATGCCGGCGAGCTGCGTCGAGCCCTCGACATTCTCCGGGTTCTTGTGACGGAATACACCGACCCGCTGGAACGACTGGTCGTAACACGTTTCAAGATGGCAGAGATTCACGGCAAGCTGAAAGAATCGCGCGAGCGGAGCGAAGCACTCCGGCACGTCGTCGCACTCGATGCGAAGGCGGGATCGGATCGTACGCCCGTCGTCCGCGGGCTCGCCGCGAAGGCCGCTCTCGAGCTCGTCGAGCCCGGCTTCGATCGCTACGCGGTGATCGAGCTGGACCAGCCCTTCGACCGGAGTCTCGCGCGCAAGAAGCGAAGCCTCGAGCAGGTCGTGGCGGACTTCGAAGCGCTGGTGGACTACGGCGTGGGCGACGTCACCGCGGCGGCGACCTTCTACATCGCCGAAGCCTACGGCGAATTCGGCCGTGCCCTCGTCGAGTCGGAGCGCCCTGCCGATCTCTCGGGTGGAGACCGCCTCGACTACGACGACATGCTCGAAGAGCAGGCCTTCCCTTTCGAGGAGCGGACCATCTCTCTCCACGAAAAGAACCTCGAGCTGGCCCGGACCGGTCTCGCGAACGCCTGGATCGAACGCAGCCTCTCCCGACTCGCCGAGGTCTCTCCTGGTCGCTACGCGAAGCAGGAGATGAGCACCGGCCCGCTCGAGTCCCTCGACGGGTACGTCTATCGCACACCGCTCCGCGAGGCCGTGCCGACGCCGACCGAGGCCGAGGCCGAGGAGCCCGCGGTCCTCGCCGAGGTCGAGGCGCCGACCGAGGACGAGCTCGTCACGCCCGGAGACGAAGCCGCGTCGCCCGACGTCGCCCCCGCGCCGCCCGCAGCGATCGCCCCCGCGAGCGGAGCGCCGTCGACGGCGTCCGTCGAGGAAACGAGCGAGGAGGTCGAACGATGA
- a CDS encoding biopolymer transporter ExbD, which translates to MNTSRRMKRMSRNLSNAVPKMNLTSLMDVFTILVFFLLVNSATTEVLETPKQITLPASTVEDKPRETVVVFVSPEQVTVQGEVATTVDAILSQTGVEIPAIAARLQNLRQSVIGTSTQAVAQSQEVTVLADRSVPFEIVKRVMSTCTGQGYTKISLAVMQASEEQALAGR; encoded by the coding sequence GTGAACACCTCCCGCCGAATGAAGCGGATGTCCCGCAACCTCTCGAATGCCGTCCCCAAGATGAACCTCACGTCGCTGATGGACGTCTTCACGATCCTGGTGTTCTTCCTGCTCGTGAACTCGGCCACGACCGAGGTCCTGGAGACGCCGAAGCAGATCACGCTTCCGGCCTCGACGGTCGAGGACAAGCCGCGTGAGACCGTGGTCGTCTTCGTGAGCCCCGAGCAGGTGACGGTCCAGGGAGAGGTCGCGACGACCGTCGACGCCATCCTCTCGCAAACCGGCGTCGAGATCCCCGCGATCGCAGCGCGCCTCCAGAACCTCCGCCAGAGCGTGATCGGCACCAGCACCCAGGCCGTCGCGCAGAGTCAGGAAGTCACGGTCCTCGCCGATCGATCCGTCCCCTTCGAAATCGTGAAGCGCGTGATGTCGACGTGCACCGGACAGGGATACACGAAGATCTCCCTCGCGGTGATGCAGGCCAGCGAGGAGCAGGCGCTGGCCGGCCGATAG
- a CDS encoding biopolymer transporter ExbD, with translation MTTFLNLMVVLVPFLLITAVFSRITIVELDMPSSQGGPESDTPEFRIEVIVRDAGLEITNGNVTIATIPMVEDAYDLLTLKELAVSLKRDHPDSTQASVLLEPQVEYDHLIQVMDAVRSASLDGYGEVVADTSDMPEDAEEQPMRVALFTDISIGDAP, from the coding sequence ATGACCACCTTCCTCAACCTGATGGTGGTGCTCGTCCCGTTCCTGCTGATCACGGCCGTCTTCTCGCGGATCACGATCGTCGAGCTCGACATGCCGTCGAGCCAGGGCGGCCCGGAATCGGATACGCCCGAGTTCCGGATCGAGGTGATCGTCCGGGACGCCGGGCTCGAGATCACGAACGGGAACGTGACGATCGCGACGATCCCGATGGTCGAAGACGCCTACGACCTCTTGACGCTCAAGGAGTTGGCGGTCTCTCTCAAGCGGGATCATCCCGACTCGACGCAGGCCTCCGTCCTCCTCGAGCCGCAGGTCGAATACGACCACCTGATCCAGGTGATGGACGCCGTCCGGAGTGCCTCCCTCGACGGTTACGGCGAGGTCGTGGCGGACACGTCCGACATGCCGGAGGACGCCGAGGAGCAGCCCATGCGAGTCGCGCTCTTCACCGACATCTCGATCGGAGACGCGCCGTGA
- a CDS encoding RidA family protein, which translates to MARALIGLALVLCACAGSGTPGEPVFLSDDTASETNLPFSEAVRTGGLLFVSGQIGAAPGSLSVVPGGIQAETRQALDNIAAVLARHGSSMDRVVKCTVFLADVSEWADFNEVYVGYFVPGALPARSALGANGLAAGARVEVECIAAAGP; encoded by the coding sequence ATGGCCCGCGCCCTCATCGGACTCGCTCTCGTACTCTGCGCGTGCGCGGGCTCCGGAACACCCGGCGAGCCGGTCTTCCTTTCGGACGACACCGCGAGCGAGACGAACCTGCCCTTCTCCGAAGCCGTCCGTACGGGTGGGCTGCTCTTCGTCTCGGGTCAGATCGGGGCCGCCCCCGGCTCGCTCTCGGTCGTGCCGGGCGGGATCCAGGCCGAGACGCGGCAGGCCCTCGACAACATCGCCGCGGTCCTGGCTCGCCACGGCTCCTCGATGGACCGGGTCGTGAAGTGCACCGTCTTCCTTGCGGACGTCTCGGAGTGGGCGGACTTCAACGAAGTCTACGTCGGGTACTTCGTCCCCGGCGCGTTGCCCGCGCGCAGCGCCCTCGGCGCCAACGGACTCGCCGCAGGTGCCCGGGTCGAGGTCGAGTGCATCGCGGCCGCGGGCCCCTAG